In Hevea brasiliensis isolate MT/VB/25A 57/8 chromosome 13, ASM3005281v1, whole genome shotgun sequence, a single genomic region encodes these proteins:
- the LOC110671729 gene encoding calmodulin-like protein 3 yields MLTKYFQRPKPKSSTASLCPFLLLSFLLRLPNMVAIASSAAILLLLLLFIAGFLNIYFDVPSKKLCSWLHSFLLKNPSASAKVSPQKEGTRTATSCNNSAKGELKSVFATFDKNGDGFITKQELRESLKNIGIFITAKEVEEMVVKFDSNGDGLIDYEEFCLLCDYSKAGGDQELGDDDSGGGKGRAEEEGDLKEAFDVFDKDKNGLITVEELGLVLCSLGLKEGKRVEDCKEMIRKVDMDGDGMVNFDEFKRMMQSGSIKLIPVC; encoded by the coding sequence ATGCTCACAAAATATTTTCAACGCCCTAAACCTAAAAGCTCAACCGCCTCTCTTTGTCCTTTCCtgcttctctcttttcttttgcgTCTTCCAAACATGGTCGCAATCGCATCATCAGCGGCTATCCTCTTACTACTTCTTCTCTTCATCGCTGGTTTCCTCAATATTTACTTCGATGTGCCTTCCAAGAAGCTGTGTTCTTGGCTCCATTCTTTTCTCTTAAAGAATCCTTCAGCTTCTGCCAAAGTCTCTCCCCAGAAAGAGGGGACAAGGACAGCTACTTCTTGTAATAACAGTGCCAAGGGAGAGCTTAAGAGTGTGTTTGCTACCTTTGACAAGAATGGAGATGGCTTCATAACTAAGCAAGAACTGAGAGAGTCGCTTAAGAATATAGGAATCTTCATAACAGCGAAGGAAGTTGAAGAAATGGTAGTGAAGTTTGATTCTAATGGAGATGGATTGATAGATTATGAAGAGTTTTGTCTCTTGTGCGACTACTCCAAGGCAGGTGGTGATCAGGAGTTGGGGGATGATGACAGTGGTGGTGGGAAAGGAAGAGCAGAAGAAGAAGGAGATTTGAAGGAAGCATTTGATGTGTTTGATAAGGATAAAAATGGGTTGATAACGGTTGAAGAACTGGGATTGGTGTTGTGTTCTTTGGGATTAAAGGAAGGAAAAAGAGTTGAGGATTGCAAAGAAATGATTAGAAAAGTTGATATGGATGGAGATGGAATGGTTAATTTTGATGAGTTCAAGAGAATGATGCAGAGTGGAAGCATCAAGCTTATACCTGTCTGCTAA
- the LOC110635647 gene encoding uncharacterized protein LOC110635647, with product MSAIVCGKRSFFEELTVTSPPVSKRIRCSSSSPVRFSPPRSYNGVSVSSPSSNLSSSLLIEKLVALFPDMDKQILERALEECGDDLDSAIRSLTELRLGSADNNLGSNVVRSDVVLESNVQQQGVSTTNTKASPADDPSAPTELPMDGAEWVELFVREMMSASNMDDARARASRALEVLEKSICARAGAEAAKSFQQENLMLKEQVQALIQENAILKRAVSIQHERQKEFEDRSQELQHLKQLVSQYQEQLRALEVNNYALTMHLEQAQQSSSIPGRFHPDVF from the exons ATGTCTGCCATAGTGTGCGGGAAGAGATCCTTTTTCGAAGAATTGACAGTGACAAGCCCTCCCGTTTCCAAGAGAATCCGCTGTTCCTCTTCCTCTCCTGTTCGTTTCTCTCCTCCAAGGTCATACAACGGTGTTTCTGTCTCCTCCCCCTCTTCCAATCTATCTTCTTCGCTTTTGATCGAGAAACTCGTTGCTCTTTTCCCTGATATGGACAAACAG ATTCTTGAGAGAGCACTCGAAGAATGTGGCGATGATTTAGATTCAGCTATCAGAAGTTTGACTGAGCTCCGTTTAGGTTCTGCTGATAACAACTTGGGCTCTAATGTAGTTAGATCTGATGTTGTCCTTGAGTCTAATGTTCAACAACAAG GCGTATCAACAACTAATACAAAAGCTTCACCAGCTGATGACCCATCAGCTCCTACAGAACTTCCAATGGATGGGGCAGAGTGGGTAGAGCTATTTGTTAGGGAAATGATGAGTGCCTCCAACATGGATGATGCTAGAGCTCGTGCTTCAAGAGCACTGGAAGTTCTGGAGAAGTCTATCTGTGCTCGTGCTGGAGCAGAGGCAGCCAAAAGTTTTCAGCAG GAAAATCTGATGTTGAAGGAACAAGTACAAGCACTGATTCAGGAAAATGCAATTCTCAAACGAGCTGTATCTATTCAGCATGAGCGTCAAAAAGAGTTTGAAGATAGGAGCCAGGAGTTGCAGCATCTGAAGCAGTTGGTGTCCCAATACCAGGAACAGTTGAGAGCCTTGGAG GTGAACAACTATGCATTGACGATGCACCTGGAGCAAGCTCAGCAAAGCAGCTCAATCCCGGGTCGTTTCCACCCAGACGTCTTCTAG